The Betaproteobacteria bacterium nucleotide sequence GAAAGACCTGACCCCGGCTTGTTTTGGTGCATGTAGGTTTGAATGTCCGTAGCGTAACCCGGCGTAAAAGTACGTTTTAGCTCTATGCGGGTAACTTGGGCTAAGCAGAAGGACGCGGCGGCATCATGCGCAAACCCAAATCTATCATCGCATTCCAGGGATCGCGTTTATCCACGCCCTTTAGCATGCGGTCCGCCTTGGCGGCGCGTAGCAGGCAGCGGTCGAGTTCGCGGGGTTGCAAGCGGCGCAGGGCGCTGGGGAGAAGGCGGGCGCGTGCCCCCCAGACTCTCGAATCGCGCATGGCCTGCGCCACGGGCTGGCCACCGCTCACCAATTGGCCCACGCGCTTCAACGCGCGGATTTCCTCGACGATGGCCCATAGCACCAACACGCCGCTGGTCCCCTCGCTGCGCAAGCCATCCAAGACCCTGACGAAGCGCTCCCGATCGGCGGCGAGAATGGTTTCTCCCAATTGAAAGACGTCGAAACGCGCGACGTCGGTCACGGCTTGCTTCACCGCTTCCGCGTCTAGCGGGCCGGGGGGAAACAGCAGTCCCAGCTTGAGCACCTCTTGATGGGCGGCGAGCAGATTGCCTTGCACCCGGCCAGCGATGTAGCTCAGGGTTTGATCATCCGCCTCGTGCCCCTGGCGCTTCAGGCGCTGGCCCAGCCAGGCCCCCAGCCGGTCAATGGGAATGGGATCGGCGCTGACCACGACCCCCTTGCTCTCCAGCGCGCCAAACCACGCACTGGCCTGGGTCTGGCGGTCGAGTTTGGGTAAGGTGACCAAGGTCAACACATCGGGCGGCAAGTGTTCCGTATAGCGCTGCAGCATCTTCGCGCCTTCAACGCCAGGTTTGCCCGTGGGGATGCGCAGGTCGATCATGCGCTGGGCGGAGAATAGCGATAGGCTCTGGCCGGCTTCCAGAAGTTTTGCCCACTCGAAGCCTGCTTCGGCGATGAAGGTTTCGCGCTCCGCGTAACCGGCGCCACGTGCCTGCGCGCGGATGAGACCGGCCGCTTCCAACGCCAGCAACATTTCGTCGCCGGTGATGACGTACAAGCTCTTGAGTCCGCGCGCGAGCGTGGCCTCCAGTTGCCCCGCTTCGGTTCTCATGCGTTCATCTTGCCGAGCAAGGCCAAGATCCTCTCGGGATCCTCGGCCTTCAACATGCGTTGGGCGAGATTCGTCACTTCCGCGAGATCGGTCTTGAGCAGTTGCTGTTTGATTTCAAGCAAGTGGGCGGGATGCATGGAAAACTGGCGCAGCCCGAAGCCTAGCAACATGCGCGTGAGCTTGACATCGCCCGCCATCTCGCCGCACACGGCGACGGGTTTCTTCATTTTATTGGCCGTGCGGATGATGCTCGCCACCAGATTCACGATGGCGGGATGCAGAGGGTCGTAAAGATAGGCGACCTGGTCATCGGTGCGGTCGATGGCCAGGGTGTATTGGATGAGATCGTTGGTGCCGATGGAAAGAAAGTCGAGCTTGCGCGCGAAGAGCGGTAGCGAGAGCGCGGCGGCCGGCACTTCCACCATGCCACCGATGGGCACCGCCGTGTCGTAGGGAATGCCCTCGGCATCCAAGCTTTTCTTTGCTTCACCGATGAGATGCAGGGTCTGATTTAGCTCGTAGATGGTGGAGAGCATGGGAATCAGAATCTTGATTTCGCCGTAGTGCGAGGCGCGCAGGATGGCGCGTAACTGGGTGTGGAACATCTGGGGCTCCGCCAGGCAAAAGCGGATGGCGCGCAGACCCAGGGCCGGGTTGGGCGCGACTCTCTCGGCGTTTTTCAGCGTCTTGTCCGCGCCTAAGTCCAGCGTGCGCACGGTGACGGGGCGCCCCTCCATTTCGGCGGCCACTTTGCGGTAGGCCTCGAACTGCTCGTCCTCGCTGGGCAATTTATCGCGGTTAAGAAAAAGGAATTCGCTGCGAAACAGTCCGATGCCGGCGGCGTGGTTGTCCTTCGCTTGATATACGTCGTCCGGCAATTCGATGTTGGCGTGCAATTCGATGCGGGTGCCATCGAAGGTAGCCGCGCGCGTGGTCTTGATGCGGCCCAACTTCTGGCGCTCGAGTTCCCACTCCTCCCGGCGAAGCTCGTATTCCTGCAAGACATTGGCGCCGGGATCGACGATGACCACGCCGTTGGTTCCGTCCACGATGAGCAGCTCGTTCTCCCGGATCAACCGCCGTGCGTGATGCAAGGCCACGATGGAGGGGATGTTCAAGCTGTGCGCGAGAATGGCCGTATGCGACGTGAGGCCTCCGACGTCGGTGACAAAACTCAAGTACCGGTGCCGCTTGAATACGATGACGTCCGCGGGGCTGAGATCATGGGCAACGAGGATGCTGGCGTCGTCTTCACGGGCGTGGGGAATGTTTTGTGTCTGCCCTGTCAGAACTTTCAGAACGCGCTCCACCACCTGCACCACGTCCGTCTGGCGCTCGCGTAAATAGGCATCCTCGATGCGCTCGAACTGCTCGATCAGCTCCTCCGCCTGCTGCGACAGCGCCCATTCGGCGTTGCAACGCTGGCTCGCGATCAAATGCTTCGGCGTTTCCGAGAGCGTCGCATCGCTCAAGATCATCTGGTGTAAATTGAGGAAGCCCTCGAACTCCGGCGGCGAATTGGCGGGAATGTGGCCGGACAGGGAGGCCAACTCCTCCCTCGCGGTTTGAATCGCGTCATCGAGGCGCGCCTGCTCCCGCTCGATTTCGTCCGCCGCGATGGTGTAGTGCGCCACTTCCAATTCGGCGTGGGAGAGCAAGTGCGCCCGCCCAATGGCGATGCCAGAGGAAACGCCGATGCCGTGAAGGGTGAAACTCATATTTCGTGAGGCGTGAGGCGTGAGGCGTAAGGCGGAAAAGCGCGGTAGCCCAAAGAACGCCTCACGCTACTCCGCTTCATCGAACTTCCCCGCGATCAATTTCTCCAGCGCTTCCATGGCCGCCGCTTCGTCGGCGCCAGTGGTTTCCAGGGTGACGGTGGAGCCTTTGGCGGCGGCGAGCATCATGACGCCCATGATGCTTTTCGCGTTCACCTTTCTGCCGGCCTTGGCGATCCAGACTTCGCACTGGAACTGGCCCGCGAGCTGGGTTAGCTTGGCCGCGGCCCGCGCGTGCAAGCCTAGCTTGTTGACGATCTGGATATCACGCTGCTGCATTGTTGGTCGCCAGATGTTGGATGCCATCCAGTCCGCCAGCCATGGTCTTTTGCACGAGGACGGGCAAAGGTTCACGGCGGTAAGTGATGGCGCGTATGAGCATGGACAGATTGACGCCCGATATCCCTTCGACACTGCCAGCCTTGAGCAGCATGCAGACGATATTGCAGGGGGTGGCCCCCAGGAGATCGCTCAAGACCAGCACGCCATCGCCTTCGTCGAGTTCGCTCAACAGGACGTTGGCACTTCCAAGAAGATCCTGCGGATCTTGGTCTGGGCGAATTTCGAGTTGTTCCAATTTTGCCGGCCGAACACCGAAAACGTGCGATGCGCAATCGATCAAACTTTTGCCCAGCGCCCCGTGGGCCACGATGAGAATTCCGACCATTTAGCCGGCCGCCGTGGCTTTCTCGATGGCATCGATGACCATGGCAGCCACGCTAAATCCCGTCTGGTCATGAATCTCGCGCATGCAAGTGGGGCTGGTGACGTTGATTTCCGTCAGATAGTCCCCGATCACATCGAGCCCCGACAACAACAACCCATCGTCTCGGATGACGCGGCCGACGGTTTCCGCGATCTCACGGTCCCGCGCGGAGAGCGGCTGGGCGACTCCGCGGCCCCCGGCTGCCAGGTTTCCCCGGCTCTCGCCCGCTCTTGGAATTCGCGCCAGGGCATAGGGGGCCGGTACGCCACCGACCACCAGCACGCGCTTATCGCCTTGGGAAATTTCGGGGATGTAACGCTGGGCCATCACCGTACGAGCGCCAAATTCGGTGAGCGTTTCGATGATGACTCCGGTATTGGGATCGTTGCGGCCCATTCGAAATACCGAGGCGCCACCCATGCCGTCCAAGGGCTTTAGCACGATATCGCCGTGCTCCTTGAGGAAGGCGCGAATCTCGTCCTCGCGGCGGGTGATGAGCGTGGGCGCGGTGAACTGGGGAAAGCGAGTGATGGAAAACTTCTCGTTGTAATCCCTTAGCGCGCGTGGCCGGTTGAACACGCGCGCCCCTTGGCTTTCCGCCAGCTCCAGCATATAGGTGCTGTAGACGTATTCCATGTTGAAGGGCGGGTCCTTGCGCATGAGCACCGCGCCGAAGTAATTCAATTCCACTTCGATAGCCGGTTGCCCCCGGTACCAATCGGTCTTCTCGCCCGTGAGGGTGATGGGCATGGCCCTCGCCACCACGCGGCCGCCTCGGCAAAACACGTCCTCTTGCATGGCTGCGAACAATTCGTACTTGCGCGCCGCCGCCTCTTCCATCATGGCGAAGGAAGAGTCCTTGTAGGTCTTGACGTCCTCCAGCGGATCAAGGATGAAGAGTAATCTCATCAAGCGGCCACGCGGCGCGGGATCTGCATGGTGCCGTCTTCGTAGCTTTGCGCCAACTCCTCGATTTCGATGGAGGCGGCGAGCAAGGCCAACCTGGCGATCACGCCGTAGACGTAGAAACGATTCTCCGTGCTATCGGGACTGGCCGATGGATCGGGCATCACGCAGGCGCGCTCGAAGGGCAACGGAACGAACTGCATCCCCGGCGCGTTCAAGTTTTCGTCGATCCCGCGGCTCGTGTGTACGCGGTAGAAACCGCCCACGACGAACTGGTCGATCATGTAGATCACGGGCTCGGCCACGGCCTCGTTCACGCTTTCGAAGGTGTATACACCTTCTTGCACCATGACTTCCGAGACGGCCATGCCTTCCTTCACCACGGCCATCTTGTTGCGCTCCTTGCGGTTGAGGTCCTTGACCTCCGAGGGATCTTTCACCGACATGATGCCCATGCCGTAGGTTCCGGCATCCGCCTTCACGATGACGAAGGGTTCGCGATCGATGCCGTGTTCCTTGTACTTGCCACGGATTTTTTCCAGGATGCTGCCGACGTGGCCCGTCAGGCACTCCTCGCCGGTGCGTTCGTGGAAGTTGATCTCCCCGCAGGTGGCGAAGTAGGGATCGACGGTCCAAGGATCCGTACCGATCAACTGCGCGAACTCCTTCGCGACACGGCTATAGACACCGAAGTGATGGGACTTGCGCCGCGTCGACCAGCCGGAGTACACCGGCGGGATCACCTGCTGCTCCAAATTTTCCAGTATTTCGGGCACGCCGCCAGACAGATCGTTGTTGAGCAGCACCACGCACGGATCGAAATCCGCCAAGCCTAAGCGGTTACCCCGGCGTTCCAAAGGCTCCAACATCAACTGAGCGCCGCCGGGTAAGTCCATGGCGGTGGGCTGCTTGATGTCTGGAATGAGCGTCCCCACACGCACTTTCATCCCTGCCATGCGCAGCATGGTCTGGATTTGCACCACGTTTTGCAGGTAGAAGGTGTTGCGCGTGTGGTTCTCCGGGATGAGCAGCACACCCTTGGCCTCGGGACAGATTTTTTGCACCGAGGTCATGAGCGCTTGCACGCACAGCGGCAAGAATTCGGGCTTCAGGTTGTTGAACCCGCCCGGGAACAGGTTGGTGTCCACGGGCGCCAGTTTGAATCCGCTATTGCGCAAATCCACCGAGGCGTAAAAGGGCGCGGCATGGTCCTGCCACTGGGTACGGAACCAATGCTCGATCACTTGATGGTTGCGCACGATCCGGGATTCGAGTGCGATCAGCGGCCCGGTCATGCCCGATTGGATGTGAACAGCAGTCATTGGCTTCAGGTCTCGATCTTGGGTGGCGCGATTTTAGTCGCTTTCCCCCCAGACAAGGCCCAGGTCCAATAAACACTTGTTCCCGGCTTGGTTCTTTGACTAGACTTGCGCGCTTTATTCATTGTCCTAAGGTCCCACCAATGCTGTCAGATATCGAGATCGCGCAACAAGCCCAACCGCAACGCATTGCGCACCTAGCCAAGGAGCGCCTGGGAATTCCGGCCGAAGCCTTGGAGCCCTACGGGCATTACAAGGCGAAGATCTCGCTCAAATACCTGGATGGATTGCCGGCGCGCCCCGGCAGCAAGTTAGTCCTGGTCACCGCCATCAACCCCACTCCGGCGGGCGAAGGTAAGACCACCACGACCGTGGGCTTGGGCGATGCGCTGAACCGCATAGGAAAGAATGCCATCGTGTGTCTGCGGGAGCCTAGCCTCGGGCCCGTATTCGGCCTGAAGGGCGGGGCGGCGGGCGGCGGATACGCTCAGGTGATTCCCATGGAGGACATCAACCTGCACTTCACCGGCGATTTCAGCGCCATCGCCTTGGCTAACAATTTAGTGGCCGCCATGCTCGATAACCACATTCACCACGGCAACGAGCTTGGTTTCGACGTGCGCCGCGTGACTTGGCGCCGGGTGGTGGACATGAACGACCGGGCCTTGCGCGACATCACCGTCTCCTTGGGCGGCCCCGCTAATGGATTTCCGCGTGAAGACGGCTTCGACATCGTAGCAGCCTCGGAGGTCATGGCCATTTTCTGTCTTGCCACCTCGCTCAAGGACTTGAAACAACGCTTGGGCAACATCGTGGTGGGCTACACACGAGAACAAAAACCCATCACGGCGCGCGAGTTGAAGGTCGATGGCGCCATGACGGTATTGCTAAAGGACGCCTTGCAACCCAATTTGGTGCAGACTTTGGAAGGCACTCCCGCCATCATTCACGGCGGGCCATTCGCCAACATCGCCCATGGGTGCAACTCCGTAATCGCCACCCAATCGGGTTTGAAGCTGGCCGATTATGTGGTGACCGAAGCGGGCTTCGGCGCCGATCTGGGGGCGGAGAAGTTCATCGATATCAAATGCCGGAAGACGGGGCTAAAGCCCAGCATGGCCGTGGTCGTGGCCACCCTTCGGGCCCTCAAATACCACGGTGGCGCGGATCTGAAAACGCTCAACCAGGAGAACTTGCCGGCGCTGGAAAAAGGCATCGCCAATGTGGAACGCCATGTGCGCAACATTCGCGAGCACTTCGGCTTACCCTGTGTGGTGAGCTTGAACCACTTCACGCACGACACCCAAGCCGAGATCGCGCTACTCAAACGACAGATGGCACCGCTCGGCGTTTCGGTCATCGTCGCCAAGCATTGGGCCGAAGGGGGCAAAGGCGCGGAGGAGTTGGCGCGCGACGTGGTCGCACAAATCGATACTGCCACGAGCGCTTTCCAATTCGCCTATGACAGCGACCAAACTCTGTGGGACAAAATGAATGCGGTAGCCACGAAAATCTATGGCGCCGCCGGTATCGCCGCGAACACCAAGGTGCGCGCGCAGATCACGAAATTGCAAGAGCAAGGGTACGGACACTTTCCCGTGTGCGTGGCGAAGACCCAGTACTCCTTTTCCGCGGACGCCAGCTTACGCGGCGCGCCCTCGGGTCATACGGTGAATATCCGAGAAGTGCGCTTGAGTGCCGGTGCCGAATTTGTGGTCATGATATGCGGCGACGTGATGACCATGCCGGGATTACCGAAGGTTCCGGCGGCCGAAAAAATCGATGTCGATGAATCGGGCAAGGTGGTCGGCCTATTCTGAGCCTACCAAGCCAGATTGATCTCGAGGCGAAGGCCTACGATGATGTCCTTCTCGCGCTCGCGATTGCTCTGGGTCTTGATGTATTGAAATTCCGGTTGGATGTTCAGCCAATCGTTGATCTTGGCCCGATAGGTAATTTCATAGGCCGTCTCATGCCTGACCACCGGATCTCCCGCGGCGAGCGCGAGATCTTGCGCTTTCTGGCCCAGGCGGACCCGGGCGATTCCGAAGCCAAGCACATCGTCAGGCCGGGAGGCGCACGGGCTTTCCAGGACAAAGGCCAGAGTCAGAGCATCTTTGACCGGGTTCACATCTTTGTTGGCCACTCCGTAGTGCACAGAGCCCATCAGACGACGCCCGGCTTCGTGCTTGAATAACTGATGCTCCGCTAGGACGTAGAACCCTTGATTGTCGCGCTTGACCGGGTTGCCATCGCCATCGATTTCGGATAAATCATCGGCTTTCTTGCTGTATGACCAAGCACCCAGCGCGAGCTTGGTGAGGACTTTCTCGGAGTGCTGCTGGTCACCGGCGCGATAACCCAGCTCTCCCGCCCAAAGAGCGCCCTCGCCGCTACTCAGACGAAAGCGCAGCCCCTTCGGTTTGTTGGGATTGCCCGGCACGGCATCGAGAACCACCACTTGGCCGTAGGATCGCCCGGTAATCTGTGCGCGAACTCGAAAACCCAAGCCTGAGGTGGGGAAGATAGACGGGCCGTTGGCCCCCGTTTGCGACAGGTCGGTTCCTATCCCGAAACTTGGATGAAGGAAGACAGCGGCAGATTCCGTGACATAGAACTCGGAATTAAGATCGTAGAGTCCGCCTAGCAGAGATAGTTTGTCGTCCATGAACTGCTGTTGCCACCAAAGCTGGTGCAGCTTCCCAGGCCTCGCCGGTACCTCGATATTATTGACGCCTTGCTGCGTTCCCATGCGCTCATCCACGCGCCCGCCGTGATTGTGCAAGAGGTAAATAAACACCGAGCTGCCCGGAATACTGAAGGCCTTCTCTCCTGCCAGTGTCAGCTTGAAATCCAGGTTGCCAAGGTAGGCCGAGTGATTGTCGTAAGAACCGTGTTCCCCGCGAATGTAATCCCCCTTGTAGCTCACCTCTAACAAGTAGGCGGAGCCTCGTTCTTGGCTTTGTCGTACCCGGGCGATCCGGCTTGGCGAGCCGCCGTTACCGCGGCGGCATCGATGATTTCAGTTCCGGCACCTTGCGCGAGTTGGATGGAGTTTGTATCCGATTCGGCGCGTGCACCATGGCCAAGGGCACTTAGCAGCAGAACGCCGATGATGGCTGCCCTTTCGTAATGGTGGTGTGATAACCCGGTCATGGGCGAATCCTGTCGGTAGGTGGCACACCGGGGATTTCGACTGTTGCCCTTAAAAGTTAACCGCGATATTTCATCTTTCTCGCCAGTTCGCCCCGCTTTGAAAATTCCGCACAAAAAAAGGGCACCCGAAGGTGCCCAAGATCCGAGGAGGAGTCTTTGTATTCGTGCGAATTAGTAGTTGTAAGCGCGTTCCCCGTGCTGTGTTTCATCCAATCCCTGGCGTTCGTCTTCGTCGGAGATTCGCAACCCCACGACGGCATCGACGACTTTGAAGCTAATCACCGAGACCACCGCAGACCACACTATCGAAGTCGCCACTGCGGTGAGCTGTGATTTGAGCTGCGCGCCCATGTCGAAGTCACCGACTTTGTTGGCCACGTAGTCGTACACTCCGGTGCCGCCCAAGCTCGGCGCGACAAACACACCCGTGAGCAGGGCGCCCAGAATGCCGCCAATGCAGTGGACTCCAAACACATCCAATGAATCGTCATACCCCAGTTTGTGCTTCAACCACACCACCGCCCACAAGCACACTAGCCCGGCACACAGGCCGATGACCAGCGCACCCTTGATGCCGACGAAACCGCAGGCCGGGGTGATGGCGACCAGCCCCGCCACCGCGCCTGAGGCCGCACCCAGCATGGTGGGTTTGCCACGGAAGATCCACTCACCCACCATCCATGCCACAGCCGCCATCGAGGTGGCGGCATGGGTATTGATGAAGGCCATGGCCGCGAGTCCGTTGGCTTCAAGGTTGGAGCCCACGTTGAAACCGAACCAACCAAACCACAACATGGCCGTACCCACCATGGTCATGGTCAGGCTGTGGGGCGCCATGGCTTCGCGCCCGAAGCCGATGCGCTTGCCTATCAGCAATGCGCCCACGAGGCCTGCAACACCGGCATTGATATGCACCACGGTTCCGCCGGCGAAATCCAAGGCCCCCTTCTGGAACAGCCAGCCCGCGGTGGCACCGGCCGCTTCCGCCGCTTTCGTATCGATATACGCATCGGGACCCGCCCAATACCACACCATATGGGCGATAGGTAGATACGAAAAAGTGAACCACAAAACCATGAAAAGCAACACGGCGGAGAATTTCACCCGGTCGGCGAAGGCGCCCAGTATCAAGCACGGGGTGATCGCCGCGAAGGTGAGTTGGAAGGCGATGTAGATGTACTCCGGTATATATACGCCTTTGCTAAAGGTCGCCGCTGTGCTTTCGCCGGTGACCCCGTTCAGGAACATCTTACTCAGTCCACCGAAGAAAGCGTTGCCCTCCGTAAAGGCCACGGAGTATCCGTAAACCACCCACAGAACCGACAATAGAGAAAAGGTGGCGAAGACCTGCATCAACATGGACAGCATGTTCTTGGTCCGCACCATGCCCCCGTAGAACAACGCGAGCCCGGGTATGGCCATGAAGATCACCAAGGCCGTGGCGGTGATCATCCAGGCAGTGTCCCCCTTATTCGGCACGGGTGCGGCCAGCGTCTGGGACGTACTCTGAGCCTCGGTGGTGCTCGCGGCGGCAACGGGTTGCGCCTCGGTGGCGGCCGTCGCTGTTTCGGCTTTGTCCTCTGCCATGGCGGGAACGATCAGCCATAACAGCGAGAACATCAACAATAAGATTCCCCTTTTCATTCGATTTTCTCCTCACAGCGCATCCGCACCGGCTTCACCGGTACGGATGCGAATCACTTGCTCGAGTTCGTAGACGAAAATTTTTCCATCTCCGATTTTTCCTGTATGGGCGGACTTTTCGATGGCCTCCAGCACA carries:
- a CDS encoding DNA polymerase III subunit delta, whose protein sequence is MRTEAGQLEATLARGLKSLYVITGDEMLLALEAAGLIRAQARGAGYAERETFIAEAGFEWAKLLEAGQSLSLFSAQRMIDLRIPTGKPGVEGAKMLQRYTEHLPPDVLTLVTLPKLDRQTQASAWFGALESKGVVVSADPIPIDRLGAWLGQRLKRQGHEADDQTLSYIAGRVQGNLLAAHQEVLKLGLLFPPGPLDAEAVKQAVTDVARFDVFQLGETILAADRERFVRVLDGLRSEGTSGVLVLWAIVEEIRALKRVGQLVSGGQPVAQAMRDSRVWGARARLLPSALRRLQPRELDRCLLRAAKADRMLKGVDKRDPWNAMIDLGLRMMPPRPSA
- the ptsP gene encoding phosphoenolpyruvate--protein phosphotransferase, yielding MSFTLHGIGVSSGIAIGRAHLLSHAELEVAHYTIAADEIEREQARLDDAIQTAREELASLSGHIPANSPPEFEGFLNLHQMILSDATLSETPKHLIASQRCNAEWALSQQAEELIEQFERIEDAYLRERQTDVVQVVERVLKVLTGQTQNIPHAREDDASILVAHDLSPADVIVFKRHRYLSFVTDVGGLTSHTAILAHSLNIPSIVALHHARRLIRENELLIVDGTNGVVIVDPGANVLQEYELRREEWELERQKLGRIKTTRAATFDGTRIELHANIELPDDVYQAKDNHAAGIGLFRSEFLFLNRDKLPSEDEQFEAYRKVAAEMEGRPVTVRTLDLGADKTLKNAERVAPNPALGLRAIRFCLAEPQMFHTQLRAILRASHYGEIKILIPMLSTIYELNQTLHLIGEAKKSLDAEGIPYDTAVPIGGMVEVPAAALSLPLFARKLDFLSIGTNDLIQYTLAIDRTDDQVAYLYDPLHPAIVNLVASIIRTANKMKKPVAVCGEMAGDVKLTRMLLGFGLRQFSMHPAHLLEIKQQLLKTDLAEVTNLAQRMLKAEDPERILALLGKMNA
- a CDS encoding HPr family phosphocarrier protein — encoded protein: MQQRDIQIVNKLGLHARAAAKLTQLAGQFQCEVWIAKAGRKVNAKSIMGVMMLAAAKGSTVTLETTGADEAAAMEALEKLIAGKFDEAE
- a CDS encoding PTS fructose transporter subunit IIA — translated: MVGILIVAHGALGKSLIDCASHVFGVRPAKLEQLEIRPDQDPQDLLGSANVLLSELDEGDGVLVLSDLLGATPCNIVCMLLKAGSVEGISGVNLSMLIRAITYRREPLPVLVQKTMAGGLDGIQHLATNNAAA
- a CDS encoding glutathione synthase, producing MRLLFILDPLEDVKTYKDSSFAMMEEAAARKYELFAAMQEDVFCRGGRVVARAMPITLTGEKTDWYRGQPAIEVELNYFGAVLMRKDPPFNMEYVYSTYMLELAESQGARVFNRPRALRDYNEKFSITRFPQFTAPTLITRREDEIRAFLKEHGDIVLKPLDGMGGASVFRMGRNDPNTGVIIETLTEFGARTVMAQRYIPEISQGDKRVLVVGGVPAPYALARIPRAGESRGNLAAGGRGVAQPLSARDREIAETVGRVIRDDGLLLSGLDVIGDYLTEINVTSPTCMREIHDQTGFSVAAMVIDAIEKATAAG
- the gshA gene encoding glutamate--cysteine ligase; the encoded protein is MTAVHIQSGMTGPLIALESRIVRNHQVIEHWFRTQWQDHAAPFYASVDLRNSGFKLAPVDTNLFPGGFNNLKPEFLPLCVQALMTSVQKICPEAKGVLLIPENHTRNTFYLQNVVQIQTMLRMAGMKVRVGTLIPDIKQPTAMDLPGGAQLMLEPLERRGNRLGLADFDPCVVLLNNDLSGGVPEILENLEQQVIPPVYSGWSTRRKSHHFGVYSRVAKEFAQLIGTDPWTVDPYFATCGEINFHERTGEECLTGHVGSILEKIRGKYKEHGIDREPFVIVKADAGTYGMGIMSVKDPSEVKDLNRKERNKMAVVKEGMAVSEVMVQEGVYTFESVNEAVAEPVIYMIDQFVVGGFYRVHTSRGIDENLNAPGMQFVPLPFERACVMPDPSASPDSTENRFYVYGVIARLALLAASIEIEELAQSYEDGTMQIPRRVAA
- a CDS encoding formate--tetrahydrofolate ligase, producing the protein MLSDIEIAQQAQPQRIAHLAKERLGIPAEALEPYGHYKAKISLKYLDGLPARPGSKLVLVTAINPTPAGEGKTTTTVGLGDALNRIGKNAIVCLREPSLGPVFGLKGGAAGGGYAQVIPMEDINLHFTGDFSAIALANNLVAAMLDNHIHHGNELGFDVRRVTWRRVVDMNDRALRDITVSLGGPANGFPREDGFDIVAASEVMAIFCLATSLKDLKQRLGNIVVGYTREQKPITARELKVDGAMTVLLKDALQPNLVQTLEGTPAIIHGGPFANIAHGCNSVIATQSGLKLADYVVTEAGFGADLGAEKFIDIKCRKTGLKPSMAVVVATLRALKYHGGADLKTLNQENLPALEKGIANVERHVRNIREHFGLPCVVSLNHFTHDTQAEIALLKRQMAPLGVSVIVAKHWAEGGKGAEELARDVVAQIDTATSAFQFAYDSDQTLWDKMNAVATKIYGAAGIAANTKVRAQITKLQEQGYGHFPVCVAKTQYSFSADASLRGAPSGHTVNIREVRLSAGAEFVVMICGDVMTMPGLPKVPAAEKIDVDESGKVVGLF
- a CDS encoding carbohydrate porin, whose translation is MARVRQSQERGSAYLLEVSYKGDYIRGEHGSYDNHSAYLGNLDFKLTLAGEKAFSIPGSSVFIYLLHNHGGRVDERMGTQQGVNNIEVPARPGKLHQLWWQQQFMDDKLSLLGGLYDLNSEFYVTESAAVFLHPSFGIGTDLSQTGANGPSIFPTSGLGFRVRAQITGRSYGQVVVLDAVPGNPNKPKGLRFRLSSGEGALWAGELGYRAGDQQHSEKVLTKLALGAWSYSKKADDLSEIDGDGNPVKRDNQGFYVLAEHQLFKHEAGRRLMGSVHYGVANKDVNPVKDALTLAFVLESPCASRPDDVLGFGIARVRLGQKAQDLALAAGDPVVRHETAYEITYRAKINDWLNIQPEFQYIKTQSNREREKDIIVGLRLEINLAW
- a CDS encoding ammonium transporter produces the protein MKRGILLLMFSLLWLIVPAMAEDKAETATAATEAQPVAAASTTEAQSTSQTLAAPVPNKGDTAWMITATALVIFMAIPGLALFYGGMVRTKNMLSMLMQVFATFSLLSVLWVVYGYSVAFTEGNAFFGGLSKMFLNGVTGESTAATFSKGVYIPEYIYIAFQLTFAAITPCLILGAFADRVKFSAVLLFMVLWFTFSYLPIAHMVWYWAGPDAYIDTKAAEAAGATAGWLFQKGALDFAGGTVVHINAGVAGLVGALLIGKRIGFGREAMAPHSLTMTMVGTAMLWFGWFGFNVGSNLEANGLAAMAFINTHAATSMAAVAWMVGEWIFRGKPTMLGAASGAVAGLVAITPACGFVGIKGALVIGLCAGLVCLWAVVWLKHKLGYDDSLDVFGVHCIGGILGALLTGVFVAPSLGGTGVYDYVANKVGDFDMGAQLKSQLTAVATSIVWSAVVSVISFKVVDAVVGLRISDEDERQGLDETQHGERAYNY